In the genome of Hyphobacterium sp. CCMP332, one region contains:
- the mutL gene encoding DNA mismatch repair endonuclease MutL has protein sequence MNDIIKVLPDAIVNKIAAGEVVQRPASVVKELLENAIDARSKNITLIVKDAGKTLIQVVDDGQGMSETDARLCFERHATSKIESAEDLFKIRTMGFRGEAIASIASVSQTELKTRRESDELGVLIRNEGGEFKKQEAIAMNPGTSVLVKNLFYNIPARRNFLKSNPVEMKHIVDEFQRVALANPEIAFNFFQNDLEVFNLKPSKLAVRIIQIFGKQYKENLVPCEERTDLLEIMGYLGSPESAKKTRGEQYFFINKRYVRSNYLQHAVKMAYQDLISDDSFPFHVIFIEIDPSHIDVNVHPTKNEIKFDDERTVYGIIQAAAKKSLGSHSFAPSLDFSKKVNLDEFSDEAKNFRFAFQKGEMVEGRNRESQYGSFQGNRNIENWQKLYTDFGEKNESDDGTSITIQSSLNRDSSKNLPSEEKIEEKAVFQIHNAYIITQIKSGFVIIEQSNAHERILYEKYLDQLDTQKGSSQQFIFSKTLHLSAADFQLVSDLEKEIKSLGFDFQSMGENAIVINGLPANLKAEDEKELFEGLIEQYKNNTKNLKINKKENLARSLAKRSAIRIGKKLTETEMRNIIDQLFACRMPNYTPDGNPTIMKMELNEFNSYFQNS, from the coding sequence ATGAACGATATAATAAAGGTATTACCTGATGCCATAGTTAATAAAATAGCAGCCGGAGAGGTGGTCCAACGCCCAGCTTCAGTGGTTAAGGAACTCCTTGAAAATGCCATAGACGCACGTTCGAAAAATATCACACTTATTGTCAAGGATGCGGGCAAGACCCTAATTCAGGTTGTGGATGACGGACAAGGCATGAGCGAAACGGATGCACGACTCTGTTTTGAGCGCCACGCCACTTCAAAAATTGAATCTGCTGAAGATTTGTTTAAAATTAGAACCATGGGCTTCAGGGGAGAAGCCATAGCTTCTATTGCCTCGGTTTCTCAGACGGAATTAAAAACCAGACGCGAAAGCGATGAACTTGGAGTTTTAATTCGAAATGAAGGCGGAGAATTTAAAAAACAGGAGGCCATAGCCATGAATCCCGGCACTTCGGTCCTGGTTAAAAATCTATTCTACAATATCCCGGCCCGACGTAATTTCCTCAAATCCAATCCGGTTGAAATGAAGCATATTGTCGATGAATTTCAACGCGTGGCCCTGGCCAATCCGGAAATAGCCTTTAATTTTTTCCAAAATGATCTAGAAGTATTCAATCTCAAACCTTCGAAACTAGCCGTAAGAATTATCCAAATTTTTGGTAAACAGTACAAAGAAAATCTTGTGCCCTGTGAAGAGAGAACGGATCTTCTGGAAATAATGGGTTATCTGGGTTCTCCGGAATCTGCTAAGAAAACCAGAGGAGAGCAATATTTTTTTATCAATAAACGCTACGTCAGAAGCAATTATTTACAACATGCTGTTAAAATGGCCTATCAGGATTTGATTTCTGACGACAGTTTTCCTTTTCACGTCATCTTTATTGAAATTGACCCCAGTCATATAGATGTAAACGTACATCCCACTAAAAATGAAATTAAGTTTGATGATGAAAGAACCGTTTATGGCATTATTCAGGCGGCCGCTAAAAAAAGTCTGGGCAGCCACAGTTTTGCGCCAAGCCTGGATTTTAGCAAAAAAGTAAATCTCGATGAATTTAGCGATGAGGCAAAAAATTTTCGTTTCGCATTTCAAAAAGGTGAAATGGTGGAAGGGAGAAATCGCGAAAGTCAATACGGGAGCTTTCAGGGCAATAGAAATATCGAAAACTGGCAAAAACTCTACACTGACTTCGGTGAGAAAAATGAGTCGGATGATGGGACATCCATTACCATACAAAGCTCTTTAAATCGCGATAGTTCTAAAAACCTACCTTCCGAAGAAAAAATTGAAGAAAAGGCCGTATTTCAAATTCATAATGCCTATATCATAACCCAGATTAAATCGGGTTTTGTAATCATTGAGCAATCCAATGCGCATGAAAGAATTTTATATGAAAAATATTTAGATCAGCTCGATACACAAAAAGGATCATCCCAACAGTTTATATTTTCTAAGACCCTGCATTTATCTGCTGCCGATTTTCAATTGGTAAGTGATCTCGAAAAAGAAATTAAGTCCCTGGGTTTTGATTTTCAGTCTATGGGTGAAAATGCAATTGTAATTAATGGCCTTCCTGCCAATTTAAAAGCGGAGGATGAAAAGGAGTTGTTTGAAGGATTGATAGAACAGTATAAAAACAATACAAAGAATCTTAAAATCAATAAAAAAGAAAATCTTGCAAGATCTCTGGCCAAAAGATCTGCCATTAGAATTGGTAAAAAATTGACCGAAACCGAAATGCGTAATATCATTGATCAATTATTTGCCTGCCGTATGCCAAACTATACTCCCGATGGTAATCCTACCATTATGAAAATGGAGCTAAATGAATTTAATTCGTATTTCCAAAATTCCTGA
- a CDS encoding rhomboid family intramembrane serine protease, whose product MFQLTPVARNLLIANVAILFLDYILNGVLSNWFALYYVGSDNFAPYQFITYMFFHGGIGHLFGNMLALFFFGPWLERTWGPQRFFIFYMVCGVGAGLLYGIVQTFEMQMLLADINAYKAAADPDLFAAFINEHAPYIYSDLYNFINGFAENPESSSYIEQSKSYLDQIYNRQANIPMVGASGAIFAILLGFGMLFPNTQIFLLFPPIPIKAKYLVTFYGLYEVYALFQNSPTDNVAHLAHIGGMLFAFFFIRKWKNSGNYF is encoded by the coding sequence ATGTTCCAACTGACACCAGTTGCAAGAAATTTATTGATTGCAAATGTTGCTATTCTCTTTCTCGATTATATCCTAAATGGTGTTCTATCCAATTGGTTTGCCCTCTATTATGTAGGCTCGGACAATTTTGCACCTTATCAGTTTATCACCTACATGTTTTTTCACGGAGGAATTGGGCACCTCTTTGGCAATATGTTGGCACTGTTTTTTTTCGGCCCCTGGTTGGAAAGAACCTGGGGGCCCCAACGCTTTTTTATATTTTATATGGTATGTGGTGTGGGGGCAGGATTGTTGTACGGGATTGTACAAACATTCGAAATGCAAATGCTTCTTGCTGACATAAATGCATACAAAGCAGCGGCCGATCCTGACTTATTTGCAGCATTTATCAACGAACATGCGCCGTATATATACAGCGATCTTTACAATTTCATCAACGGCTTTGCTGAAAATCCGGAGAGCAGCTCATATATTGAACAAAGCAAATCATACCTCGATCAGATTTATAATCGCCAGGCTAATATACCTATGGTCGGTGCTTCAGGTGCTATTTTCGCCATTTTACTTGGATTTGGGATGCTTTTTCCAAACACTCAAATCTTTTTGCTGTTTCCTCCTATACCAATTAAAGCAAAATATCTGGTTACATTTTATGGACTTTATGAGGTATATGCCCTTTTTCAAAACTCACCAACCGATAATGTGGCGCATCTCGCTCATATTGGAGGCATGCTATTTGCATTCTTCTTTATTCGAAAATGGAAAAACTCGGGTAATTATTTTTAG